In one window of Tachypleus tridentatus isolate NWPU-2018 chromosome 2, ASM421037v1, whole genome shotgun sequence DNA:
- the LOC143236932 gene encoding uncharacterized protein LOC143236932 gives MCEAYKVYFRTSVGDQDKPWAPRFTCEHCKKTLEEWYRGEKRAMKFAILRIWRESTDHSSSCYFCMADPSKRRAGKNASAIMYPDLPSSIASVPHCLEHPVRTSPERKQPSSEESSKSEEEVDVEDPDYNFRGAAGERNPYYPNQRDNIWGLIRESDLHCSRKSRKTTHF, from the exons atgtgtgaagcctacaaggtatatttccGTACgtctgtcggggatcaagacaaaccctgggcacctcgttttacctgtgagcactgcaaaaaaactctagaag aatggtacagaggggaaaagagagccatgaagttcgctattctaagaatttggcgtgaatccactgaccactcaagcagttgctacttctgcatggcggacccttccaaacgtcgggctggcaagaatgcatctgctatcatgtatccggaccttccatcatccatcgcctcAGTGCCACACTGCCTTGAGCACCCTGTACGCACttcgccagagagaaagcagccatcctcagaagagagcagcaaatcagaagaggaggtcgacgttgaagatccagattacaatttcagaggtgcagctggtgagaggaacccatactaccccaaccaaagagacaatatatgggggctgatacgtgaaagtgatttacattgcagtcgcaaatctcgaaaaactactcacttctaa